A window of Hyalangium gracile contains these coding sequences:
- the sitI6 gene encoding SitI6 family double-CXXCG motif immunity protein, protein MRYYQVDGVREPRYSGSYWAEHRWGLPGVHCPQCDAVWSSNVDAYPSVDLSRLPDQEKYTARLEENYAEFERLREQVRPLVPPGVPLWPGTELGPLTGTAQGEFGPFFLYSSWLLLMRREALERLQAEGVQGLKGCRTELRFRQKNPPELLELELLPRGQAHPDCLPEYRPEPCTKCGRKGWKRPEELILRASSVPPELDAFRLEDFPTAIIASERFVETVRRLGYEQDILFRELPLR, encoded by the coding sequence ATGCGCTACTACCAGGTCGATGGTGTACGAGAGCCACGTTACTCTGGCTCCTATTGGGCTGAGCATCGGTGGGGGCTGCCTGGAGTGCACTGCCCTCAGTGTGATGCAGTCTGGTCCAGCAACGTCGATGCCTATCCCTCCGTGGACCTCTCCCGCCTGCCGGATCAGGAGAAGTACACGGCCCGGTTGGAGGAGAACTACGCTGAGTTCGAGCGGCTGCGAGAGCAGGTGCGCCCCCTGGTTCCTCCCGGTGTTCCCCTGTGGCCAGGCACGGAGCTGGGGCCGCTCACAGGCACCGCTCAGGGGGAGTTCGGCCCCTTCTTCCTGTACTCCTCGTGGCTGCTGCTGATGAGACGCGAGGCGCTGGAGCGCTTGCAAGCCGAAGGAGTCCAGGGCCTGAAGGGCTGTCGCACCGAGCTGCGCTTTCGCCAGAAGAACCCGCCAGAGCTGCTCGAGCTGGAGCTGCTGCCTCGCGGCCAGGCGCATCCGGACTGCCTGCCAGAGTACCGGCCAGAGCCCTGCACGAAGTGTGGCCGCAAGGGGTGGAAGCGTCCGGAGGAGCTCATCCTGCGAGCCTCCTCTGTTCCCCCAGAGCTGGATGCGTTCCGATTGGAGGACTTCCCCACGGCCATCATCGCCTCCGAGCGCTTCGTGGAGACGGTTCGGCGCCTGGGCTACGAGCAGGACATCCTCTTCCGCGAGTTGCCTCTCCGGTAG
- the sitA6 gene encoding SitA6 family polymorphic toxin lipoprotein yields the protein MVEVFRGWVWLLLCAGLTACASTQVSLGEEVEEGERVASFEELCAEEESLLPLCDGQQCGLYRCREVMGLLQVGQVVPARTGGMVLPIPGGTAQRYWGSADGLPKPSQPVFIIPWGPKPEPLPSQKKLLEQWAEEWRKPHEKHHIFPQEPGLKRWFASKGINVHDYTMPLLVDVHRRIHHPPPSGGAWNEAWRKYQQAHFDAPKEEIFRYAGQLLYEFQLLGPVVPYYRRWTQPPPVGNW from the coding sequence ATGGTCGAAGTGTTTCGAGGTTGGGTGTGGCTGCTGTTGTGCGCCGGGCTCACGGCGTGCGCGTCAACGCAGGTTTCGCTGGGTGAGGAGGTCGAGGAGGGGGAGAGAGTTGCCTCCTTCGAGGAACTATGCGCGGAGGAGGAGAGCCTGCTGCCGCTGTGTGACGGTCAGCAGTGCGGTCTGTACCGATGCCGCGAGGTGATGGGACTGCTGCAGGTGGGGCAGGTGGTGCCCGCGCGCACCGGTGGCATGGTGCTACCCATTCCCGGGGGCACGGCGCAGAGGTACTGGGGCAGTGCGGATGGGTTACCCAAGCCCTCGCAGCCCGTCTTCATCATCCCGTGGGGGCCCAAGCCCGAGCCGCTGCCCAGCCAGAAGAAGCTGTTGGAGCAGTGGGCGGAGGAGTGGCGCAAGCCCCATGAGAAGCACCACATCTTTCCGCAGGAGCCTGGCCTCAAGAGGTGGTTTGCCTCCAAGGGCATCAACGTCCACGACTACACGATGCCGCTGCTGGTGGATGTACATCGGCGGATCCACCATCCGCCGCCCTCGGGAGGAGCGTGGAACGAGGCATGGCGGAAGTACCAGCAAGCTCACTTTGATGCCCCGAAAGAAGAGATCTTCCGGTACGCAGGGCAGCTTCTCTATGAATTCCAGCTGCTCGGTCCGGTTGTCCCGTATTACCGCCGGTGGACGCAGCCGCCGCCCGTCGGAAACTGGTGA